The Takifugu flavidus isolate HTHZ2018 chromosome 17, ASM371156v2, whole genome shotgun sequence genome contains a region encoding:
- the plcxd2 gene encoding PI-PLC X domain-containing protein 2, with translation MKTRPAGIGSANANWMGSLPSKLSAMPLKHLAVPGSHDSFTYWVDVHAPVGPDQKLFVKYLAMVFSVLAKKVMVKWSMTQNLTFREQLDAGIRYFDLRVSSKPGEPGNEIYFIHGLFGHKVRDGLLEINTFLSRHRKEVVFLDFNHHYAMDAAHHVYLINTLQEVFGSRLCHNCTVDTLTLDYLWDKKHQVIVFYHHPAADGVPVMWPGSKIPAPWANTTEPSKLIQFLETTLKERDNGGAFHVSQAILTPRVNTVAKGLLWGLRNYLVERNLPAIMSWVEAQRPGMDGVNIITSDFVELTDFANIVIKLNNLLLSEQGHKAR, from the exons ATGAAGACCCGACCAGCAGGCATCGGCAGTGCCAATGCCAACTGGATGGGTTCGCTTCCCTCCAAGCTGAGTGCCATGCCTCTTAAACATCTCGCTGTGCCAG GCTCCCATGACTCTTTTACCTACTGGGTGGATGTGCACGCTCCAGTGGGACCTGATCAGAAGCTGTTTGTGAAGTACCTGGCCATGGTGTTCAGTGTCCTTGCCAAGAAAGTCATGGTGAAGTGGTCAATGACTCAG AATTTGACATTTAGAGAGCAGCTGGATGCAGGAATTCGCTACTTTGATCTCAGGGTATCCTCCAAACCAGGCGAGCCTGGAAATGAGATTTACTTCATCCATGGCCTATTTGGCCACAAG GTGAGGGATGGTTTGTTGGAAATAAACACCTTCTTAAGCAGACACAGGAAAGAG GTGGTGTTCCTAGACTTTAACCACCACTATGCCATGGACGCAGCGCACCACGTCTACTTAATTAACACGTTACAGGAAGTGTTTGGGAGCAGACTTTGTCACAACTGCACAGTGGACACCCTCACACTGGATTACCTCTGGGACAAGAAACACCAG GTGATTGTGTTCTACCATCATCCAGCAGCTGACGGTGTCCCGGTCATGTGGCCTGGTAGTAAGATTCCTGCTCCGTGGGCCAACACAACAGAGCCCAGCAAACTCATACAG TTCCTCGAAACAACATTGAAGGAAAGAGATAATGGTGGTGCATTTCATGTGTCTCAGGCCATTCTCACACCCAGAGTTAATACAGTGGCCAAAGGCTTGCTTTGGGGGCTCCGTAACTACCTAGTGGAAAG GAACCTCCCAGCCATCATGTCCTGGGTTGAAGCGCAGAGGCCTGGGATGGACGGGGTCAACATCATCACTTCAGACTTTGTGGAGCTCACAGATTTTGCCAACATTGTCATCAAACTCAACAATTTGCTTTTGTCTGAACAAGGCCACAAAGCAAGATGA